The Streptomyces sp. BHT-5-2 genomic interval GCGGCCACCCAGTCCGTGAAGTGGTGTCGAACCATATCGACAGGATGACCATGACTGGCTGGATCGCTGATACTCCCCTGATCGACGAGTTCGTCTCCCGTCGCGACCTCTATCCCTACTACCACGTCATCGAGGACCGGCCGACGCCGGGTGAGGTCGTCGTCGACGGCATCCGCGCGGTCAACGCAGCCTCGACGGATTACCTCGGGCTTGCCGCCGACTCCGGCGTGCGCGCGGCGGCCTCACAGGCCGCAGCCAAGTACGGCACCTGTTGGACCGGGTCCCCGATGCTCGGCACCGTCGGCCTCCATCGTGAGCTGGAAGAGGAGTTGGCCGACTTCCTCCGCCGCCCCGCGGTCATGCTGACCGTAACGGGATTCCAGGCCAACCTGACGCTGTCCTCCCTTTTCGGCACCGGTCACATGGTGATCGCGGACCAGCACATCCACGCCTCCCTGCTGGAATCGGTCCGCCTCGGACGAGCTGAGTATCGCCGGTTCGGGCACAATGACGTCGCCCATGCCGAAAGGCTCATGCGGACCTCGGTCGACAAGGGAAAGGTCCCCGTCATCGTCACCGAGGGCGCGTTCTCCCTCGGCGGAGACCTCTGCCCGGTTCCGGAACTTGTCGCACTCGCCAAGCGCTACGGCGGCGGCCTGATCATTGACGGTGCGCACGACATCGGTGTGCTCGGTACCGACGGGCGAGGCGCCGGTGAGCACTTCGACGTGGAGGAGGGGATCGACCTCGTCACCGGTACCCTCTGCAAGGCGTTCGGCTCCGTCGGCGGGTTCGTCGCGGGCTCCGTGAAGGCCATCCGCAGCCTGCGCCACTTCGGAAACGCGGCGATGTATTCGGCATCGATGGCACCTGCGTCCGCGGCCGCCGCGTTGGCGTCCGTACGGACGGCTCGCGCCCGGCCCGAACTCCGCGCCGCACTGCGGGATTCGGCTCGACGTCTGCACCGCGGCCTGGCGCAGCAGGGGCACCGTTTGCCGTCCTGGCCGGGCCCCGCGGTCGCGCTGCCGGCGGGGGAGCCCGAACAGGGTCTGAAGACCTTGGAACAGGGCCTGAAGACCTGGCGGGCATTGCTCGAAGCGGGTGTCTATACAGGGGCGTTTCTGCCGCCCAGCGTGGCAGGGGAACGGCTCGTCCTCCGCCTTTCGGTCACGGCCGCGCACACCCCGCAGCAGGTTGACCGGATCCTTGAGGTCGTCGGACGGCTCCTGCCGCCCTGATCCGATGCGGCCGATTCCGCCGAGCTTCGCTCCGGCCGCACCACCGGCGCTGCCGCCCACCGGACCGTCAGGCCAGCAGAAGCGGCGAAGTGCGCGAAGTGCCTGAGCCCCGCCGTTCCGAACCACGCGGCCCAGCTGCTCGCCCCGTAGCGAGTTGCCGGCACTGGCACGTGCCGTCGCGGTCGCCGTAAGAGCATGGGAGACCCGCCGCTCTGCTATCACGTCGCCACGCTCTACCGAAGGGAGCGGACATGCGATGCAAGGCTGCTGTCACGGGCATAGGGATGATCACCCCCGCCGGACTCACCACGGAATCCACCTGGGCCACGGTGTGCCAGGGACAAAGCATGGCTCGCACCGATCCCGACCTGGCCGGGCTCCCCGTGGACATCACCTGCCGGGTCGACGGGTTCGATGCCGACGCCGTTCACGGCAGGCGGTTGGCCCGACGCCTGGACCGCTTCACCCACCTCGCTCTCGCCGCGGCCCAGCAGGCGGCCAGGGACGCCAAACTCGAACCGGGCGCCTGGAACGCTCCCCGCGTGGCCGTCGTCCTCGGCGTCGGTGGCAACAGCATGAACACCTACTTCCGCGAGTTCGAAGTCCTGAGCCAAGGCCACCCGGAACTGGTTTCCCCCCTCGCGCTGCCGCGCAGCGTTCCGAACATGGCTGCCGCCGAGGTT includes:
- a CDS encoding aminotransferase class I/II-fold pyridoxal phosphate-dependent enzyme; this encodes MTGWIADTPLIDEFVSRRDLYPYYHVIEDRPTPGEVVVDGIRAVNAASTDYLGLAADSGVRAAASQAAAKYGTCWTGSPMLGTVGLHRELEEELADFLRRPAVMLTVTGFQANLTLSSLFGTGHMVIADQHIHASLLESVRLGRAEYRRFGHNDVAHAERLMRTSVDKGKVPVIVTEGAFSLGGDLCPVPELVALAKRYGGGLIIDGAHDIGVLGTDGRGAGEHFDVEEGIDLVTGTLCKAFGSVGGFVAGSVKAIRSLRHFGNAAMYSASMAPASAAAALASVRTARARPELRAALRDSARRLHRGLAQQGHRLPSWPGPAVALPAGEPEQGLKTLEQGLKTWRALLEAGVYTGAFLPPSVAGERLVLRLSVTAAHTPQQVDRILEVVGRLLPP